ttccttaggtccagaaacacagccccaacagcaccccctttgtccatcttggacttcacattttccagaagaaagcagttggccgtttctgtggagtgttttgctctgaagccaaactgcatggagtgtaatgtgaaagggctgttgttgaggtgagCAATCAGTTGTTATGCTAAACAATGAGACTTCATGAAAATCTGTACATAGAAAAGCTGATCATGAAAAGCTGTACATACATAGCTGCACATAGATACACTCCGTGATTATCCATTGTATCCATTATCCATTGTCTTCAGTGCTACTAAGCAGACGTTACTGGGTCGAATGCACATGATACAAATGGAGGTTGATTTGTTTAGAGGGTTGCCTGAGTCCCAAATGACATCTTATTTTACTGCAGcacatttgaccagagcactatagggtgccatttggaacacgaGGAGTGTTTGTGTAGTCTGACTGACCTCATGGTGACGTGTGAGTAGTCTCCCACCAGTTGTTCAGACAACACCTCCACGTGGATATCCGTGTCATAGAACTGTTTCCCCATCTGTCTCAGCTGGCCCATGGCGTAGTGGAGGTAACCCTTACGCTTACTCCTACAGGGCAGGGGGGGAGTGTCtttggtgtgtgtggtggagttattcatctctctctctctctctctctctctctctctctctctctctctctctctctctctctctctctctcactcactcactcactcactcactcactcactcactcactcactcactcactcactcactcactctctctctctctacttctctctctctctctctctctacttctctctctttctctctcatcctcgCCTCTCAGACCTGTAGTGGAGGGTAACTCCGGTAGCTGATTCCTCCTGACAGAAGAAGGTAGGGGGCTGGACCTTGGGGTAGCTGAAGCGCAGGTACTCATGGAGGTTATCCAGCCCGTTCACAAAGTCACGCACGTGACGACCCAACACCTGGGACACGCAGACACAGAAACAAGAGCTCAACACAGAGATATATAACCCTTATCAACAAAATAAAATGCAACCACTCAGCACAGACACAACACAGGTAAATACAATACAGATCAAAAACACAGTTCAGTTTAAGCGCTACAGATCAAAAACACAGTTCCAGTTTAAGCGCTACAGATCAAAAACACAGTTCAGTTTAAGCGCTACAGATCAAAAACACAGTTCAGTTTAAGCGCTACAGATCAAAAACACAGTTCCAGTTTAAGCGCTACAGATCAAAAACACAGTTCCAGTTTAAGCGCTACAGATCAAAAACACAGTTCCAGTTTAAGCGCTACAGATCAAAAACACAGTTCCAGTTTAAGCGCTACAGATCAAAAACACAGTTCCAGTTTAAGCGCTACAGATCAAAAACACAGTTCAGTTTAAGTGCTACAGATCAAAAACACAGTTCAGTTTAAGTGCTACAGATCAAAAACACAGTTCCAGTTTAAGCGCTACAGATCAAAAACACAGTTCCAGTTTAAGCGCTACAGATCAAAAACACAGTTCAGTTTAAGCGCTACAGATCAAAAACACAGTTCCAGTTTAAGCGCTACAGATCAAAAACACAGTTCAGTTTAAGCGCTAGACATCAAAAACACAGTTCCAGTTTAAGCGCTACAGATCAAAAACACAGTTCAGTTTAAGCGCTACAGATCAAAAACACAGTTCCAGTTTAAGCGCTAGTCCCACCTTGAGGATCCTGTCGTAACCGTACTTCCCCACGAAGCCCAGGAAATAGACCCCCCAGGAGTTCATGAGCTCATTGTAGGGGGTTCCTGTCACTCCGCTGGCTGCCTTGGCAATACGCGGGATGACACTTTCACTGTAcacctgcaaacacacacaggtaTTCACAGACAGAACTTCGGTCACTTTCACTGTACACCTTCAGAGAGACACAGGTATTCACAGACAGAACCTCGGTCACTTTCACTGTAcacctgcaaacacacacaggtaTTCACAGACAGAATTTCGGTCACTTTCACTGTACACCTTCAGAGAGACACAGGTATTCACAGACAGAACCTCGGTCACTTTCACTGTAcacctgcaaacacacacaggtaTTCACAGACAGAACCTCGGTCACTTTCACTGTAcacctgcaaacacacacaggtaTTCACAGACAGAACCTCGGTCACTTTCACTGTACACCTTCAGAGAGACACAGATGCTGACAGAGATCATCAACAGcaacagacagaactacagacaCTTTGACTTTAGACCTGCAGAGAGACATTTTTACTCGAGGCAATCTATAGAGCTCAAACTAGAACTACATATAGAGTGCTCCTGAACATTTCTAAATACTGTATCAATTGGCATATCAGGACCCCTCGAAACATAAATACATAACGGTTTTAATTTTGTGAGCAAAATGTCAAAAATCTACCTGGTGGGTGACAAAGGAGTGTAGCCTGACATCGGCCCTCTCTCTGACCAGTTTCCACACATCATCTCCATACGACTCCTTGATGAAGTCATGCAGAGACTCACACAGCAGTCCATACATCATTCACCCTGCTTCAGTCTGCACTGGGACACAAGACCTAGGAACAGAACAGGCTCAGCCCACAGAAACACAGTAGGGAAAAAGAGTTTCAGTGATCCAAGCACCTGCGACACGAGCGAATGAGATGTAGGTTAGCCAAAGCCGAGCTCAAAGCCTGTGTTCCTCACACGGTTTGGTCCATTTGACTGATGACTTAATCAAACTGAAACTTAGTTGAATCCTTGTTACCAAGGTCTAAaagcctcagtgtgtgtgtgtgacgctgCTTCCGACCTCATTTGCCAGCACTTTCCTACGGCTCTGTCTAAGTCTCTTTTGAATTATCCTATAAGACTACCTTGTGTTGAGGACAGCTAgattccttccttccctccttccagcCACTTTTATATCTGCAGATCCTCTAGACAATCAGTTTTAAAGGAACCTTCATTACACAAACTCTTAGCTTCAATGGGCTCgtattgtcctgttgtcagctGTCACTACCTGGTGGTCCTGCAGCCCACTCCACATGACAGCAGCACACTGTATAGGGGGCCAGAGGGGCCAGCCCTCACTGGCAGATGACACCAGTCAAGTGGGTTTCCCCTCTATGTTCTGTGCTAAAGAGTTAAGATACCAAATGGTGTCTTGGCTGTCCAATTTTTCAGGAAAGATGATAGTTATCTGCTGACAAACATACACTAATCCGAATGTGTCACTTTTTACATTCACTGGTGCTACATCAGCAGGTACAGGGGTAActacactgagcaaaaatataaacgcaacatgcaacaattttaaagattttactgagttacagttaatataagaaaatcagtcaactgaaataaattcattaggccccaatctatggatttcacatgactgggaatacagacatgcacctgttggtcacagatacctttttaaaaaaggtaggggtgtggaccagaaaaccagtcagtatctggtgtgaccaccatttgcctcgtgCAGAGCGACACGTCTCCCTCGTATAGAGTTGATgaagctgttgattgtggcctgtggaatgttgtcccactccttttcaatggctgCGTGAAGTTATCGAACATGCTGTTGAacacagagcatcccaaacatgctcaatggaagacatgtctggtaagtatgcaggccatggaataaCTGGTACAGCTTACAGCTTCCAGGAGGTGtgcacagatccttgcgacacatttgcattatcatgctgaaaaatgaggtgatggcggcagatgaattgCACAACAATGggctcaggatcttgtcacggtatctctgtgcattcaaattgatcgataaaatgcaattgtgtttgttgtccgtctAATGCCATACATAACCCCACAGCCAACATGGGGCACTGGGTTcataacgttgacatcagcacaCCGCCTGCCCACACGGCACCATCtgtccggtacagttgaaaccggaatTCATCCGTTGAGACCagacttctccagcgtgccagtggccatcggaGGTGAgcgtttgcccactgaagttggttacaacgccaaactgcagtcaggtcaataccctggtgaggacgacgagcacgcagatgagcttccctaagaaggtttctgacagtttgtgcagaaatgtttctgttgtgcaaacccacagtttcatcagctccccgggtggctggtctcagatgatcccgcaggtgaaaaacccgaatgtggaggtcctgggcttgcGTCGGTACAcggggtctgcggttgtgaggccggttggacgtactgccaaattctctaaaatgacattggaggcggcttatggttgagaaatgaacatttagttatctggcaacagctctggtggacattccagcagtcagcatgccaattgcacgctccctcaaaacataaaacatctgtggcattgtgttgtgtgacaaagctgcacattttagtggccttttattttccccagcacaaggtgcacctgtgtaatgagcatgctatttaatcagcttcttgatatgccacacttgtcaggtggatggattatcttcgcAAAGGAAAAATGGTCACTAAcaggatataaacaaatttgtgcacaaaatttgagagaaataagctttttgtacatatggaacatttctgtgatcttttatttcagttcatgaaacatgggacactttacatgttgtgttcatatttttgtttcaCATTGTTACAAAGTTACATAAACGCAAGATTTTGTATGATTTATTAGGACAGACTGGGCTGTTTTCtgacaggacagagaggggactTTAGAGCCATTCGAATGATGAGAAAATCGATAAGCAATCTCAACTGTGATGAGAAGACATCCTTATCAGAGAAAAACTTTGGTATTGATCAGTCTCAAAACAGCCTTTGGATTACATAGTTTAtggctttaaaaaataaaatgggaTAAAAAtaatgagtaaaaaaaaaaaacattgttttatgAAACAATAAGCCAGCACTTCACGGTTGCCTCAAGCGGTGGTAATCAGCTAGACAAGAAAACATTTAATTAATGCCTGAGCAATTATTGCTCACTACAGTGAATGGAAAAACACTAGAAAGTAAATCAATATGAAGCACAAGCTCTTCAATGCCTCAATGGTCTTCTGTAAATGTAAAGTGGGGCCCTGGAATGCAAGAGCAGCACAGTGAATGTGTCCAGGCAAATCTCACAAAAAAGATAAAAAATCTGCCTGGAACTAACCTCTAACCCTTGAACCCGCCTATGCCCTCTCCACCCCAATGATCTCAACTCTTTGACTGGCACGTCACGAATTCTGTGAAACACAGGTGGGCATCCTGATGAcatcatcctgtgtgtgtgtgtgtgtgtgtgtgtgtgtgtgtgtgtgtgtgtgtgtgtgtgtgtgtgtgttcatcatgCCAAGGAGCAGCTAAATGCTTGGCCTCCGTGTGTGAGGGCTCAGTGTCACTTCATCTGCCACGGAGTCAACAGCTGTTCCTCAGTGTCACTGTCTggacggaacacacacacacacacacacacacacacacacacacacacacacacacacacacacacacacacacacacacacacacacacacacacacacacacacacacacacacacacacacacacacacacacacacacacacacacacacacacacacacacacacacacacacagaggggatcAGATTTGTATTATCAGGGACACAGGAGGGCATGGTTGTAAATCCTTACACCCTTACACCCCCCCAACCAGCCCTCTCATCTTACCCCCTTGCCCCCCTCATCCCCTGGCTCTCTCGCTCCTCGCCTCTGTTAAAATAACCTGTGAGGTTAGCACCCGGAGCATCCAGGGATCACTGGTATACAAACTGTTCCCTCACAGATGAGAAGCATCAGAGTGGGATAGGGAGTCATCCCAGATTCAGAGACGATAAATCACACAGCGATATACTCACCTCATATCACCTCATTTCATCTCACATCACCTCTACAGCTGAACCTGTGAGAAGAGAGACAGGTAAGATGGAATCATAGGCAGGATCTGGGGTTGATCTAGGCAACCTACAAGATTTTACTCCAACTTGGGTATTGTCCAGCACAGTGCAGTGTGAATACGTCAACGGATGTGTGTGAAAATGTAATATTCATGTCTTACAGCAGGAAACACAGATGTAACTTCCTGTTTATACATGCTATTTGTTATCCATCTGCCAGCCATGCTGATGGGcagaggtggaaaaagtacccaactgtcatacttgagtaaaagtaaagataccttaatagaaaatggctcaagtaaaagtgaaagtcacccagtaaaatactacttaagtaaaagtcaAACGACACCATTTTCtagttattttttatatatttttttacagatagccaggggcacactccaacatatAATTTACAAaccaagcatttgtgtttagtgagtctgccagatcagaggcagtagggatgacaagggatgttatcttgataaatgtgtgaattggaccattttcctgtcctgccaagcattcaaaatgtaactagtacttttgggaGTCAGGGAAAATCTATGGGATAAAAGTACATACTTTTTTTCGGAATCTAGTGAagcaaaagtaaaagttgtccaaaatataaatagtaaagtaaagtacagatacccccaaaaagtactttaaagtattttttacttatgTACTTTACACCCCCGCTGATGGGGAGCAGTCATGCAGCTACAGCTTATGTTTGGAGCACACATCTTACTGTGGTGTTCAAAGTTAATGATAGCTTCCAGAAAAAAGCTAATCTCTAAGGGACTTTCTATATTAGATCTAGAGAATATATTACGCTCAAACAACATATTCATGAGTTCTATTCATGTTTCCATACACAAAAGATGAGTTGTGTGGAACTGTTAAAATTATACTCTGATTAATTCATgtgcatgttttttttgtgtttttattggggggggggggtctttgaTTGACACACTGTAGCCAACTACTGTGATCTTGTAAAAGATCTAAAAGATGTGTTTGAGCGTGTATTCCCAAACCAGAGCCTAACGTGAACTCTGTTCATCCGTTCACCTCATCCATCCCCCACCAGAGGAAGATGATGCAATCAGTGTATGATGACCTGTCCAAGCAGAGTATACAGCAAGCCAAGGCTCTGTGTACAGAGGCCAGGGGAGGTAAGACTATAGAGATATATTCAATGACTATTCCCATTCAATTCTATAGTTACATTCAACTGAATATACTTTATTGATCTCCCGAAGGGGAGATCAGCTCTGAGAACAGCAGAGTTCTAATGTCTGTCAGCCTAGACATGGAACTGAATAAACCTGACTAAACTCCAAAGCggggacattaggtttgacttAGAGACTGGAGTTAGAACTCTGGAGTTAGAACTCTCAGTGGGCCGAACAATACTCAGGAGGCATTCTGTGTggttttgtttgtctgttttctgATGGTCTCAGCCAGCAGCAGGTGCTGGCATCAGACCCATCTGACTCAGCATAATGTGATCCCCCGGTTGGTGGGTTTTAAACAGGCACTTCAAAAGGCAAGTCCTGTCGACAATGCAGCTGGCATAAGGCAGGAATTCACATAAACTtgactgagagagtgagagagagagagagagagagagagagagagagagaagagaggaagacagaaaaagagaaagagagagacagagttccTATAAGAGATACTTCTTACAAACATCCTATTTATATACCCAGTTACCCATGCAACACTGCACCACAAAAAAACATTACACACCCTCAGCCTGCATCTCTCAGGGCTATTCCAAAGTTATAGTGTAATGCTACAATCTGGTGGCAATGCATGGGGCCAAATAGGAAACTCAACACTAGGTTTTGTGGATAAGTGATGATATGATATTTGAGGTTATGGTTTATGGGTCGGGTCAGTTGATCTTCAATAAATAGTTTGGAGCTGAGAGGAGCCAGAGACCTTAATCTCCTACGTACTGAAAAAGAACACTTCAGAACACTTCATGAGTCATGAGGAAACCCCTGTCGCTGGGGGAAGCCAGGTTCTCTCTTTGTGATTCAACATTCACAGGGGTTCTCTGACTGACACAGGCCAGCAGACAGAAATGCTACTGTGCAAGTCAAAGACTTAGATACCACAAATCAGATTCTATCTGATCCGAGTCCCTGTAACTGTCTtattctctgtatctctctgtctccagttcATGCCTTTCCCTGCTTACTTGTCTCACTTACTAAAATGGTTTAATTACTTTGACTTAGTGGTACATGGAGTGACTTACCCCCATACAATGGAAATCACTTTGAGACCTAGTGAATGACAAATATAATACTTTATCTTTATGCTGtgcttttgtttgtgtgtgccagGAGGTATGAACTTGGGGAAGAAGATCAGTGTTCCCAAGGATGTGATGATGGAGGAATTGAACCTTCCGTCCAACCGCGGCTCCCGCATGTTCCAGGAGAGACTGAGACGGGTGGAGAGATTCACACTGGAGAACCAAGTCCATGACCATTACAGCAAtgtaagaacacacacacgtgcatgtaTGCACGAACAAaattcacgcacacacacacacagacattctcatacatacacattctcacatttcaaacacacacacaccctgtgtcTCTCCACTACAGATGCCATGACATTTCAAATGTAGAACAGAATGCTCAATTAATGTTCAAAGACATTTTATTTCTATGGAAACACAAGGTAatactgtacatatacatacatatccaCACTGTTAGAACCACGAACTTGTCATTCTGATGTGCAGTATTGTGCAAGCAGCTTGTTAGCTTGTTGGATTTATGGCAGAGCTGTTTGATGAAGCAGTGAAACCTTGGCCGTCCTCTCTCACTTTCTGCTTTGCTGTACACTGTCCCCTTGGAGCACGAGAACTGGGCCAAGGTTATTGGTAGAAATCAGAGGGCCACActttagaaaaaagggttccaaatgggttctttggctgtcccaataagagaacccttttgggttccaggtataACTTTTTGGGGTTCCATGTataaccctctgtggaaagggttctacatggaaaagCAAAGAGGTAGAACTATTTTGTGTTTCATGTATAACCCTCGAGTGGAaggtgttctacctggaacccaaaagggttcttctatggggacagccaaataacccttttaggttctataCAGCACCCGTCAGGTGGTAACATAGAAATTCTAGGCGAAATCTACTGTAATGAGTGGATATCATTGGCTGTATGATGGAGATATTGAGGCAGTGGAACTGTCCCCAAAATTGGTTGTTATTCCATGGTGGTTATTTTCCCAAGATAATGCACACAACTGAGTTTGAATGGAGCTAATCCAGAATGTTATTGTGTCCCTGCCCAGAGGGGGAAAGAGAACCAGGCATATCTGATGCCTGGCAACCACAGCCTGATCACCACTCTACAGAAGACTGAGGCCATGAACGGCAGCCCCAACGTCATTGCCCCAGGTAGCTGGTAACATGAGAGGGATTAGAACCACATGGCTTAAAGGGATAGGTCACCCCTACATTTTGAGGTTGCAATATTGGCTCCGCTTTGCTTCAGATTACTTTTGAGCTATGGAAATTAAAAACTTTGATTTTAGGGGGTTTAACCACCCATTTTGGACATGTTACATTTTGGAAGGACAAGGTTAAACAAAACACTATTGCTCTGAGTTTGTTTTTAAGGCTGTGCTTGAGAATATCTGATAACACTCTGGGTGCTAGTGTATCTGTGTCCTGACCTAACAGTAGGTTCGTTTTTGGATCTGAGTGACAGCCAGCTAAGCCTTGTTTATTGTGCTGGTTTTACACCAAGTTTAACACTTTCTATTGTAGCCAGGACCAACATCAGATCAAACAACCTGCTTTAAATGTGTAAACCCTAAGAGCTTTCAGGGACTAAGTCTGGGACTGACATTTGACCTCAGGCTACGTGGGCTCCCTGAAGGAGATCCCTCATGAGAAGTTTAACCTGACAACCAGGTCCTACTGTTCCCCCTGGAGGGAAGCCCTGGGTGACAGTGACGACCTCAGGTCCTCCCTCAGCACCCAGTTCCCACAGAGGACCACACTACAGCCTGCCAACTACAGGTGTTTCAACAGGTCAGTCTCACTACCTCACTAACCCACAGGGGATCACACTACAGCCTGCCAACAACAGGTGCTTCAACAGGTGAGGAACTGAGATCACATGGAAGCCTGACACATGTAGCCAAGTCACAAACATAGAGGCCGTCTAACTAAAGGACTAAAGGACCTCTTGAGGACTTCACACTTCActtgcttttacacctgcattgtttgctgtttggggtttaggctgggtttctgtacagcactttgagatatcagctgatgtacgaagggctat
This window of the Oncorhynchus keta strain PuntledgeMale-10-30-2019 chromosome 4, Oket_V2, whole genome shotgun sequence genome carries:
- the LOC118376002 gene encoding myozenin-2-like, whose amino-acid sequence is MMQSVYDDLSKQSIQQAKALCTEARGGGMNLGKKISVPKDVMMEELNLPSNRGSRMFQERLRRVERFTLENQVHDHYSNRGKENQAYLMPGNHSLITTLQKTEAMNGSPNVIAPGYVGSLKEIPHEKFNLTTRSYCSPWREALGDSDDLRSSLSTQFPQRTTLQPANYRCFNRAAMPFGGAQQKSVRVIPVMEFELLDSQRLPGTTLDRMCKRPNFNRVPRGWGHDYSPESTDL